The nucleotide window CCTCTCGGACGAGCTCGGCGATCATCTTCTCCTCCGGCTCATCAGTGAGATCTCCGTCGGGGTACAGCGGCGGCGACACCGGCAGATGGGAGGACAGGACGGAATCGACGGTGTCGATCTGGAAGCCGTCGACCGCGGAGACCGGGACGACATCGGCGAAGTCGGCGAGCTCGCCGACGGCCAGCAGCGCCTCGGCGACCTTGTCCTTGGGCACGAGATCGACCTTCGTCACCAATGCCACGATCGGGGTCCGCCCGTCCAGCAGCGCCAGCTGGGAGGCGATGTAGCGGTCGCCCGGGCCGATCGCCTCATCGGCAGGCAGGCAGAAGCCGATGACATCGACCTCGCTCAGGGTGGAGGCCACGAGGTCGTTGAGTCGGGCTCCCAGCAGCGTCCGCGGTTTGTGCAGTCCGGGGGTGTCGACGAGGATGAGCTGGTGGTCGTCGCGGTGGACGATTCCGCGGATCGTGTGCCGCGTCGTCTGCGGTTTCGCCGAGGTGATCGCCACCTTCTCCCCCACCAGGGCGTTCGTCAGCGTCGACTTGCCGGTGTTGGGGCGGCCGACGAAGCAGGCGAAGCCGGCGCGGTAGTCCTCGGGATAATCGGTGCGAAATTCCATCTCAGTCTTCTTCCTTCGTCCCCGGGCTTCCGGCCGCGACTGTCTTCGCCTCGGCAGTGTCGTCTGCGTTGCGGGTGACCCGCACATGGGTGATGCGGTGGCGGCGTCCTTGGCCTTCCATCGCTGTGATGTTCAGGCCTTCGATGCTCGCATGCGAACCGTCGATGGGCACCCTGTCGATGAGTTTCGACAGCAGTCCGCCGACGCTGTTGACGTCGTCTTCGTCGATGCGCACGTCGAAGTACTCGGCGAAGTCCGAGATCGACATGCGGGTGCTGATGACGAACGACCCGTCCGCCTCGGCGATGAGTTCGTCGTCGCCGTTGTCGTATTCGTCTTCGATCTCTCCGACGATCTCCTCGACGATGTCCTCGATGGTCACGAGCCCGGCGGTGCCGCCGTATTCGTCGACGAGGATCGCCAGATGCGTGGAGTCCAGCTGCATCTGCCGCAGCAGATCATCAGCCGGTTTCGTCTCAGGCACGAAGAGCACGCTGCGCGCCAGCGACCCGATGGGCCGATCGGCTTCATCGGGGTGGAGGTTGAGGCGCCGGGCCACGTCTTTGAGGTAGGCGACGCCGCGGACGTCGTCGAGGTCGTTGCCGCACACGGGGATGCGGGAGAAGCCGGACCGGAAGAACAGACTCATCGTCTTCTGCAGGCTGACATCGGCGTCGACGGTGATGAGGTCGGTGCGCGGAACCATGACCTCGTTCGCGGAGGTGTCGGAGAGGTTGAACACAGACTGGATCATCTCGCGTTCGCCGTCTTCGATGACGTCGGATTCGCTGGCCCTCTCCACGAGGTCGCGCAGCTGCTCGGACGTCACGAACGGACCGTCCTTGTACACCTTGTCCGGGGTCAGCAGGTTGCCGAGGACGACGAGGATGCGGGTGAGCGGTTTGAGGACGACGAGGACGATGCGCACGACCCAGCTGAGGTTGAGACACACGGCCAGGGACCTGCGTTTGCCGATCGTGCGCGGGGACACGCCCGCGATGATGAACACGGCCACCGAGGCGGTGAGCACCGTGAGGAAGACCATGAGCGGCCCCACCGAATAGTACGAGTCATAGGCCAGGGCGATGAAGACCGTGGCCAGCGCCTCGAGGAAGTTGCGGACGAAGATGATGACGTTGATGTTCGTCGGCAGGTCGGCGAGGATCTTCTCCACACGCACTGCCGCGCGCTTGCCCTCTTCCTTCACCTCCTCGACAGCATGGTGGGAGACGTTGAGCAGAGCCGCATCGACGGCTGAGAGTGTGGCGGCGATGACGAGGCACAGAGCCGCCCCGAGGAAGTACATGAACACGGTCAGACCTCGGTGGGGGTGGGAATGTCGGTGCGACCGTCGTAGCGGGCGGCGAAGAAGGTCAGCAGCAGATGCCGCTGCAGGGCGAACATCTCCTCACGCTCTTCGGGCTCGCCGTGGTCGTAGCCGAGGAGGTGGAGGAATCCATGCACCGTCAGCAGCAGGATCTCATCCATCGTCGAGTGGCCGGCGGTTTCGGCTTGGGCCGCGGCCACCTCGGGGCAGATGATGATGTCGCCCATCTGTCCTTCGGTTGGTCGATCGGGTTCGCCCTGGTGAAGCTGATCCATGGGGAAGGACATCACGTCGGTCGGTCCTTCGAGGTCCATCCACGTGACATGCAGCTCCGACATCGCCGTGGAATCGACCATGGTCACGGCGAGTTCGGCACCGGGATGCATGTGGAGGGCCTCACCGAGGTATTCGGTCAGCGCCACGACCTCGTCGAGGTCCACCTCGGCGTCGGTCTCATTGAGGATCTCGGTGTTCATTCGGCACTCCCCCACAGGTCGTAGGCTTCGACGATCTTCGTCACCAGCGAGTGCCGGACGACGTCCTTGCTGCCCAGTTCGCAGAACTGCATGTCGTCGATGCCGTCGAGGATCTCACGCACGACCTTGAGTCCGCTGCGGGTCTTGCCCGGCAGGTCGATCTGGGAGACGTCTCCGGTCACGACCATGCGTGAGCCGAAGCCGAGCCGGGTGAGGAACATCTTCATCTGCTCGGCAGTCGTGTTCTGTGCTTCGTCGAGGATGATGAAGGCATCGTTGAGTGTGCGTCCGCGCATATACGCCAAGGGTGCGACCTCGATGGTGCCGGTCTCGATGAGCAGCGGGATCGATTCGGGGTCGACCATATCGTGCAGCGCATCGTAGAGCGGGCGCACATAGGGGTCGATCTTCTCGTTCAGGGTGCCCGGCAGGTAGCCCAGGGATTCGCCGGCTTCGACGGCGGGCCGGGTGAGGATGATCCGCGAGACCTCTTTGTGCTGGAGGGCGTTGACGGCCATCGCCATGGCCAGGTAGGTCTTGCCGGTGCCGGCGGGGCCGATGCCGAAGGTGATCGTGTGGTTGCGGATGGCCTTGACGTAGTCGTGCTGGCCCATCGTCTTCGGACGGATCGACTTGCCCCGCGTGGACAGGATGTTCGTGCCCAACACCGCCGAGGCGGCCGCCCCTTCGGAAGAGAACTTCGTGACCCGTTCGATCGTCTCATCGTTGATCCGATGTCCGGCCGCGTAGAGCTTCTTCAGCTCTCCGATGACGCTGACGAAGGCTTCGACCCGTTTCGGATCGCCGGCGGCCTGGACCTGGTTGGCGCGCACGTGGATGTCGAGGTCGTCGAACGACTTCTCCAGGGTGCGCAGGTTCGCTTCCCCGGGTCCGAAGAATTCGACGAGGTCGATGGAGTCGGGGATGACGAGCCGCACGGAGTCAGCGGCATGGGAGTCCGCCGGGGCGTCGGCGCCGGTCGAGTCGGAGTCGGTGTTCACAGGGTCCGTGGTGGGGTGGGTGATGTCCAGAATGTTCCTTTGCATGCGGGCGCGCCGTCGCCGGCGGCGCCGGAGTGTGCTTCCATCCTAGTCCGATGCCTCACCATCGGCCCAATGAATTCTGGGCCAAGACGAGGCCGGCGGATCCGGCAGACGAGGATCGCAGGATGGTCGGGCCCAGCAGCACAGGTGCGGCGCCATGTTCCTGCAGGGCCGTGAGTTCGCTGTCGCTGATGCCGCCTTCGGGTCCGACGACGAAGACGATGCGGTCGGGCAGTTCGCCTGTCGTGAGGTCTCGCAGGGCAGCAGTCAGCGTGGTCTGCGCGGTCTCATGGAGGACGAAGACCGCATCGGAATCGTCGAGGTGTCGGGCCAGGGAGGCGCCGCGGACGAGTTCGTGCAGCTGCGGGAAGTGGGAGCGCCTGGCCTGCAGGGATGCGGCGTGGAGCAGGTTCTCCCATTTCGCCGCCATCTTCTCCCGCTTCTTCGCCGGCCAGTCGGCGATCGAGCGCTCGGCGGCCCAGGGAATGACGTCGTCGACGCCGATCTCTGTGGCCGTTTCGATGGCCTGCAGGTCGCGGTCTCCCTTGGCCAGTGCTTGGACGAGGACGAGGCGCGGTGCCGGGGCCGGTTCCGTGGTCACAGCGGTGACGTCGATGGAGACTTCCGTCGCCGAGGCGGTCGTGACGGTGCCGCGGGCACGTGTGCCGGCCCCGTCGACGATGTCGATGACCTCGCCGGGCCCGATCCGTCGCACCCGCACCGCATGCCCGGCCACGTCCTCACCGAGGGTGAGGACCTGTCCGGGGACCGCCTCGGCGGCCGCTGCGGAGCGGAAGACGGGAAGGCTCACCGACCGGCGAACCTTTCGCGCATCCGGGAGAACACTCCACGGTTCTCGGTGCTGATCTGCGCGCGCGGGGCTTCTTCTCCGCGCAGCTGTGCGAGCTTCTCGAGCAGCTCGCGCTGTTCGTCATCGAGCTTCTCGGGGGTGAGCACATCGACGGTGATGAGCAGGTCGCCGCGGGTCTCCGAACGCAGGCGGGTCGCTCCGAGTCCGGGAAGTTTGACGACCGTGCCCGACTGGGTGCCGGCGGCGATGTTGAGGTCCTGGGTTCCGTCGAAGGTTTCGAACGGGATCGTCGCACCCAGGGTGGCCGCTGTCATCGGCACGGCCACTGCGGCACGGAGGTTGTCGCCGTCACGGTGGAAGACCTCATGGCGGGTGACCATGACCTCGACGAAGAGGTCGCCGGCGGGTCCGCCGCCGGGGCCGACCTCGCCCTGGCTGGAGAGCTGGATGCGGGTGCCGTCGGAGACTCCGGCGGGAATGCGGATCTTCATCGTCCGCTGCTTGCGCACTCGTCCGTCGCCCTGGCAGTTGAGGCAGGGGTTCGGGATGACTGTGCCGAAGCCGTGGCAGGAGTTGCACGTCTGGTTCGTGACCATCTGGCCCAGCAGGGTCCGGGTCATGCGCTGGACGCTGCCGGCACCATGGCACAGGCTGCATGTCTCGACCGAGGTGCCTTCCTGGGTTCCGGCACCGGAGCACGTGTCGCAGACGACGGCGGTGGTCACATCGAGGTCGACGGTGCCGCCGAAGGCCGCGGTCCTGAGGTCGATGTTGACCCCGACGAGCGCGTCCTTGCCGCGCTGGGTGCGTGGGATCGGGCCTGCCGCCTGTCCGCCTCCGCCGCCGAAGAAGGTTTCGAAGATGTCTCCGAAACCGCCGAAGCCGCCGCCGGCTGGGAAGCCCTGACCGTTCTCGCCGCCGCCCATGTCGTAGTTGCGGCGCTTCTCCGGGTCGGAGAGCACATCGTAGGCCAGTGAGATGGCTTTGAATTCGTCCTCGTGGCCGGGATTGACGTCCGGGTGGTATTTGCGTGCCAGCTTCCTGTACGACGACTTGATCTCAGCCGCAGAAGCATCCTTGGACACTCCGAGTGTTTCATAGTGATCGGCCACAGAAACTTCTCTCTCCCTGACGTAGTGGTGTTCTCTGTTCGTGGTGGTCCCGGCGCGTGTGCGCAGTCCTCACCGATGTGGTTGTGCCCGCTGCCGGGCGCCTCCGGCTCTGCCTGCCCAGGGGCCCTACCCTCGATCGAGAATCGAGGACACGTACTTCGCGACGGCTCGGACAGCCGAGATCGTCGTCGGATAGTCCATTCTGGTAGGACCGAGCACCGCCAGTCTGGCCGAGGAACCCGCGTCATGACCATATTCGGCGGCCACGACGGAAGTCGAACTGAATGATTCGTGAGTATTCTCACGCCCGATGCGCACGCTGATCTCGTCCTGGTCTTCGGCCATCGAGGTCAGCAGCTTGAGCAGCACCACCTGTTCCTCGAAGGCTTCGAGGATGGGGGCCATCTTCTCGCCGAACTCGTGACCCGAGCGGGCGAGGTTGGCGGTGCCGGCCATGATGATGCGCTCTTCGCGTGTGGCGGCGACGAGGTCGATGACGGCGGCACGGATCTGGCGAAGGCCGTTCTCGTCGCGGGCCTCGGACTCACTCGGACCGGGATTGGCACCGGCCGCCTCGGCGAGAGGTGCGGAGCCGAGGACCGCGGAGAGCTTGCGGCCGGCGAATTCGGTGTTGATCTGGTCACGCAGTCCGCGGATCGTGTCGTCGTCGACTGAGGCCGATGTGATGATGATCTTCTGTTCGACCTGTCCGGCGTCGGTGATGAGGACGACGAGGATGCGGCCGGGGCCGAGGCCGACGATCTCGATGTGCTTGATCCGGGCGCGGGAGACAGTCGGATATTGGATGAGTGCGACCTGGTGGGTCAGTCCCGACAGCACGCGCACGGTGCGGTCGAGCATTTCGTCGAGGTCGACGTCACCGT belongs to Brevibacterium spongiae and includes:
- the era gene encoding GTPase Era, which gives rise to MEFRTDYPEDYRAGFACFVGRPNTGKSTLTNALVGEKVAITSAKPQTTRHTIRGIVHRDDHQLILVDTPGLHKPRTLLGARLNDLVASTLSEVDVIGFCLPADEAIGPGDRYIASQLALLDGRTPIVALVTKVDLVPKDKVAEALLAVGELADFADVVPVSAVDGFQIDTVDSVLSSHLPVSPPLYPDGDLTDEPEEKMIAELVREAALEGVRDELPHSLAVQVEEMYPREGRSEDNPLWNVHVNLYVERPSQKAIIIGKGGSRLKAIGSESRQGIERLLGTKVYLDLHVKIAKDWQRDPKQLGRLGFDFS
- a CDS encoding hemolysin family protein, which codes for MYFLGAALCLVIAATLSAVDAALLNVSHHAVEEVKEEGKRAAVRVEKILADLPTNINVIIFVRNFLEALATVFIALAYDSYYSVGPLMVFLTVLTASVAVFIIAGVSPRTIGKRRSLAVCLNLSWVVRIVLVVLKPLTRILVVLGNLLTPDKVYKDGPFVTSEQLRDLVERASESDVIEDGEREMIQSVFNLSDTSANEVMVPRTDLITVDADVSLQKTMSLFFRSGFSRIPVCGNDLDDVRGVAYLKDVARRLNLHPDEADRPIGSLARSVLFVPETKPADDLLRQMQLDSTHLAILVDEYGGTAGLVTIEDIVEEIVGEIEDEYDNGDDELIAEADGSFVISTRMSISDFAEYFDVRIDEDDVNSVGGLLSKLIDRVPIDGSHASIEGLNITAMEGQGRRHRITHVRVTRNADDTAEAKTVAAGSPGTKEED
- the ybeY gene encoding rRNA maturation RNase YbeY, translated to MNTEILNETDAEVDLDEVVALTEYLGEALHMHPGAELAVTMVDSTAMSELHVTWMDLEGPTDVMSFPMDQLHQGEPDRPTEGQMGDIIICPEVAAAQAETAGHSTMDEILLLTVHGFLHLLGYDHGEPEEREEMFALQRHLLLTFFAARYDGRTDIPTPTEV
- a CDS encoding PhoH family protein, which translates into the protein MQRNILDITHPTTDPVNTDSDSTGADAPADSHAADSVRLVIPDSIDLVEFFGPGEANLRTLEKSFDDLDIHVRANQVQAAGDPKRVEAFVSVIGELKKLYAAGHRINDETIERVTKFSSEGAAASAVLGTNILSTRGKSIRPKTMGQHDYVKAIRNHTITFGIGPAGTGKTYLAMAMAVNALQHKEVSRIILTRPAVEAGESLGYLPGTLNEKIDPYVRPLYDALHDMVDPESIPLLIETGTIEVAPLAYMRGRTLNDAFIILDEAQNTTAEQMKMFLTRLGFGSRMVVTGDVSQIDLPGKTRSGLKVVREILDGIDDMQFCELGSKDVVRHSLVTKIVEAYDLWGSAE
- a CDS encoding 16S rRNA (uracil(1498)-N(3))-methyltransferase, with amino-acid sequence MSLPVFRSAAAAEAVPGQVLTLGEDVAGHAVRVRRIGPGEVIDIVDGAGTRARGTVTTASATEVSIDVTAVTTEPAPAPRLVLVQALAKGDRDLQAIETATEIGVDDVIPWAAERSIADWPAKKREKMAAKWENLLHAASLQARRSHFPQLHELVRGASLARHLDDSDAVFVLHETAQTTLTAALRDLTTGELPDRIVFVVGPEGGISDSELTALQEHGAAPVLLGPTILRSSSAGSAGLVLAQNSLGRW
- the dnaJ gene encoding molecular chaperone DnaJ, which encodes MADHYETLGVSKDASAAEIKSSYRKLARKYHPDVNPGHEDEFKAISLAYDVLSDPEKRRNYDMGGGENGQGFPAGGGFGGFGDIFETFFGGGGGQAAGPIPRTQRGKDALVGVNIDLRTAAFGGTVDLDVTTAVVCDTCSGAGTQEGTSVETCSLCHGAGSVQRMTRTLLGQMVTNQTCNSCHGFGTVIPNPCLNCQGDGRVRKQRTMKIRIPAGVSDGTRIQLSSQGEVGPGGGPAGDLFVEVMVTRHEVFHRDGDNLRAAVAVPMTAATLGATIPFETFDGTQDLNIAAGTQSGTVVKLPGLGATRLRSETRGDLLITVDVLTPEKLDDEQRELLEKLAQLRGEEAPRAQISTENRGVFSRMRERFAGR
- the hrcA gene encoding heat-inducible transcriptional repressor HrcA, translated to MNDSRRAQVLRAIVEDFVATNEPVGSKAIVQRHTLGVSPATIRNDMAQLEQEGYIAQPHTSAGRIPTDLGYRMFVDRIDEFKPLTSAERRAIFQLIDGDVDLDEMLDRTVRVLSGLTHQVALIQYPTVSRARIKHIEIVGLGPGRILVVLITDAGQVEQKIIITSASVDDDTIRGLRDQINTEFAGRKLSAVLGSAPLAEAAGANPGPSESEARDENGLRQIRAAVIDLVAATREERIIMAGTANLARSGHEFGEKMAPILEAFEEQVVLLKLLTSMAEDQDEISVRIGRENTHESFSSTSVVAAEYGHDAGSSARLAVLGPTRMDYPTTISAVRAVAKYVSSILDRG